ACATCGCCTTTCTCTATCTTTGTTTTCCCCTTGTTTGTCTCTACCTCAACCTCTCCCTCAAGGATATAGCACCTTTCATCACACAAATATTCCCAGTTAAACCTAGAAACAGGGCATTCCCACTTACCCCATTTTTCAATCCCCAATTCCTTCAATCTTTCCTCGCTTGGCTTTTCTACCTTAATTTCCATAATTCCTTTATCCTTGGCCTCTGCCTCTTAAACTCCCTCTTTGTAAATAAAACAAGGGAATTATTTAAGGAAAAATCCCTTTTTATCCTTTCTATACAAGACAATACCTCATCCCTTGTCTTTGAATGGAGCATTAAAAATAGATTATAGGGAAATTTTTCTAGCGGAGTCCTTCTATAGCAATGACTTACCATTTTATATTTAGAAAGACCCCTTGCAATATTATCAATTTCACTATCCTTTACCAAAAAACATAAAAGGGCACCTACGCTATATCCAATCTTTCTATAGTCTATACTTGGCCTAAAAAACCTTATAAAACCCTCGTTTTTTAGCTTCTTTATCCTTTCTATAACCTCATTCTCGCTTATCTTAAGTTTCTCGGCAATCTCCCCAAAGGGATGTTTCTCTATGGGAATTCCATAGCTTAATAGAGAAATAAGCCTTTTATCTGTATCCTGCATAGAAAAATTATACAATTGCCATACCTTTTTTGCAAGGTTTTGCTTGCAAAAAAATTGTCTTTAATATAAACTTTTTGTATGATTGATTTCTTAAGATTAAGGAAGATTTTTTATCTTTTCTCTTTTCTCTTAATTGTTATTGGATTGGTTTCACTTATTATGAGGGGAAGAAAAAACCTTGGTATTGACTTTACAGGTGGAATAATGGTTAACCTTAAGTTTGAAGAGAAAATTT
This genomic window from bacterium contains:
- a CDS encoding cupin domain-containing protein, coding for MEIKVEKPSEERLKELGIEKWGKWECPVSRFNWEYLCDERCYILEGEVEVETNKGKTKIEKGDV
- a CDS encoding winged helix-turn-helix transcriptional regulator, whose product is MQDTDKRLISLLSYGIPIEKHPFGEIAEKLKISENEVIERIKKLKNEGFIRFFRPSIDYRKIGYSVGALLCFLVKDSEIDNIARGLSKYKMVSHCYRRTPLEKFPYNLFLMLHSKTRDEVLSCIERIKRDFSLNNSLVLFTKREFKRQRPRIKELWKLR